In Dyadobacter subterraneus, a single genomic region encodes these proteins:
- a CDS encoding outer membrane beta-barrel protein encodes MKKVFLSMIFALAGMAAQAQSNSILVYGGLGINSSKSSADVKTNSFSFTPAVGYQWNDHWTGGVNLKTTSSKTGSPEIKTTSFGAGPFIRYAYPLSDIFAVYGQLNTNFLSGKTAGVKMAGFESTIFPAIGVNLKNGFALNFNFGSLGFATNKVKGENKSNSFGLNFGSGAGFGISKNFGL; translated from the coding sequence ATGAAAAAAGTTTTTTTAAGTATGATTTTCGCTTTGGCTGGTATGGCTGCACAGGCTCAAAGTAATTCAATTTTAGTTTATGGTGGTCTGGGGATTAATAGCTCAAAGTCTTCTGCTGATGTAAAAACAAATAGTTTTTCTTTTACTCCGGCTGTGGGTTATCAATGGAATGATCACTGGACGGGTGGTGTAAATCTTAAAACGACATCTTCAAAAACAGGTTCTCCGGAAATTAAGACAACATCTTTCGGGGCCGGACCATTTATTCGTTACGCTTATCCTTTGTCTGATATCTTTGCGGTGTATGGACAATTAAATACAAATTTCTTATCTGGAAAAACGGCTGGCGTTAAAATGGCTGGTTTTGAATCTACAATTTTCCCGGCGATTGGAGTAAACCTTAAAAATGGTTTTGCCTTGAATTTTAATTTCGGTAGTCTTGGTTTTGCAACCAATAAGGTAAAAGGAGAAAACAAAAGCAACAGTTTCGGTCTGAACTTTGGCAGCGGGGCAGGATTTGGGATTTCTAAAAACTTCGGGTTGTAA
- the ald gene encoding alanine dehydrogenase yields the protein MIIGVPKEIKNNENRVAVTPAGITEFRKHGHTIYVQTEAGKGSGFSDEQYTEAGATILSTIEEVYAIAEMIIKVKEPIESEYALIKEDQLLFTYFHFASSEPLTNAMIERKAVCLAYETVERTDRSLPLLIPMSEVAGRMAVQEGAKYLEKPMGGFGILLGGVAGVKPANVLVLGGGIVGTQAAKMAAGLGANVTIVDISLARLRYLEDIMPANVDTVMSNEYNIRDLVKSSILIIGGVLIPGAKAPSLITRDMLKLMKPGTVMVDVAIDQGGCFETSHATTHEDPIYEVDGVVHYCVANMPGAVPYTSTLALTNATLPYALLLANKGWKEACASNEELKKGLNVVNGKIVFKGVSDAWNLPYTEVSEVL from the coding sequence ATGATCATCGGCGTTCCGAAAGAAATTAAAAATAATGAAAACCGTGTGGCCGTAACGCCAGCGGGAATTACTGAATTCCGTAAACATGGACATACTATCTATGTGCAGACAGAAGCAGGAAAAGGAAGTGGATTTTCAGACGAACAATATACCGAAGCAGGTGCAACTATTCTTTCAACTATTGAAGAAGTGTACGCCATTGCTGAAATGATCATTAAAGTAAAAGAGCCGATTGAAAGTGAATATGCGCTGATCAAAGAAGATCAGTTGTTATTTACATATTTCCACTTTGCTTCGTCAGAGCCGCTTACAAATGCAATGATCGAACGCAAAGCCGTTTGTCTGGCTTATGAAACTGTGGAAAGAACAGACAGAAGTTTGCCTCTTCTTATCCCAATGAGCGAAGTTGCCGGACGTATGGCTGTGCAGGAAGGCGCAAAATATCTTGAAAAACCAATGGGCGGATTCGGAATTTTGCTTGGCGGTGTTGCTGGTGTAAAACCTGCTAACGTTTTGGTATTAGGTGGTGGAATCGTTGGAACGCAAGCTGCGAAAATGGCGGCGGGTTTAGGAGCAAACGTAACCATTGTTGACATCAGCCTGGCACGTCTGCGTTACCTTGAAGATATTATGCCTGCGAATGTTGACACTGTTATGTCAAATGAATACAACATTCGTGATCTTGTAAAAAGCTCTATCCTTATTATTGGCGGCGTTTTGATTCCTGGCGCGAAAGCTCCTTCATTGATTACACGTGATATGTTGAAATTAATGAAACCTGGTACTGTCATGGTTGACGTTGCGATTGACCAGGGTGGATGTTTTGAAACTTCACACGCTACAACACACGAAGATCCTATTTATGAAGTTGACGGCGTAGTTCACTATTGCGTTGCCAATATGCCTGGTGCAGTTCCATATACTTCAACACTTGCGCTTACAAATGCTACACTTCCTTATGCTTTATTATTGGCAAACAAAGGATGGAAAGAAGCCTGTGCGAGCAATGAAGAGTTGAAAAAAGGACTTAATGTAGTTAACGGAAAAATCGTATTTAAAGGAGTTTCCGACGCATGGAACCTTCCTTACACAGAAGTTAGCGAAGTGCTTTAA